The following proteins are co-located in the Desulfatirhabdium butyrativorans DSM 18734 genome:
- a CDS encoding DUF1566 domain-containing protein → MIWEVKQNKDGQKNYENPHDADNVYTWYNPADSHPGGSGEGRNTKDFLDALNRARFGGYSDWRLPTVKELACLVRYETAHPGPTIDTRYFPNTMSSVYWSSTGSAGYPDYAWLVDFYKGAVYDGEKIYGNFVRAVRARHDASGCKAEKCPATRCNQCGSP, encoded by the coding sequence TTGATCTGGGAGGTGAAACAGAACAAGGATGGCCAAAAAAACTACGAGAACCCCCATGATGCGGACAATGTCTATACCTGGTACAATCCGGCCGATTCCCATCCGGGTGGTTCCGGTGAAGGCCGCAATACAAAGGATTTCCTGGATGCCCTGAACAGGGCCCGTTTCGGCGGCTACAGTGACTGGCGGCTGCCGACCGTCAAGGAACTGGCCTGCCTGGTACGATACGAGACGGCGCACCCCGGCCCAACGATCGATACCCGGTATTTTCCCAACACGATGTCTTCCGTTTACTGGTCATCCACTGGCAGCGCCGGCTATCCGGACTATGCCTGGCTTGTGGATTTCTACAAAGGCGCCGTCTACGACGGCGAAAAGATTTACGGCAATTTCGTCCGCGCCGTCCGGGCGCGCCATGATGCCTCCGGCTGCAAAGCCGAAAAGTGTCCCGCAACCAGATGCAACCAATGTGGATCCCCTTGA
- a CDS encoding Hsp20/alpha crystallin family protein produces MMSLTPIVSSNWVGRPARDMFNWLWENTLPSFFEGDRECMWHPRIDVAESDREITVTAELPGLSKDDVEITLTNNMLTIGGEKKRETENKNENYHMIERSFGSFCRTVALPVEVDTEKIDAVFKDGVLSVRIPKSEKAVPKKIAITD; encoded by the coding sequence ATGATGAGCTTGACACCTATTGTATCCAGTAATTGGGTAGGCCGACCGGCCCGGGACATGTTCAACTGGCTGTGGGAAAATACGTTGCCGTCCTTTTTCGAAGGGGATCGGGAGTGCATGTGGCATCCCCGCATCGACGTGGCCGAGAGCGATAGGGAAATTACCGTTACGGCCGAGCTTCCCGGCTTGAGCAAGGACGATGTCGAGATTACCCTGACAAACAATATGCTGACCATCGGCGGCGAGAAAAAGCGCGAAACCGAGAACAAGAACGAGAACTACCACATGATTGAACGAAGCTTCGGCTCTTTCTGCCGAACGGTTGCCCTGCCGGTGGAAGTCGATACCGAAAAAATCGATGCCGTATTCAAGGATGGCGTGCTGAGCGTGCGCATACCCAAGAGCGAAAAGGCGGTTCCCAAGAAGATCGCCATTACCGATTGA